In Pseudomonas hamedanensis, a single window of DNA contains:
- a CDS encoding DUF1249 domain-containing protein, whose product MVVNMLRDRYRVDLVGLQAACEANYARLMRLLPDMRNDPEARRIAVTQGEQMLGVLALEVLQTCPYTTTLQVRQEHSLPWLPVPQLEVQVYHDARMAEVVSAEHARRFRGIYPYPNAAMHQPDEKAQLNLFLGEWLSHCLALGHEYEVVR is encoded by the coding sequence ATGGTCGTAAACATGCTGCGCGATCGTTATCGGGTTGACCTTGTGGGGCTGCAAGCCGCCTGCGAGGCCAACTACGCGCGCCTGATGCGACTGCTGCCGGACATGCGCAACGACCCCGAGGCCCGGCGCATCGCCGTGACTCAGGGTGAGCAAATGCTCGGCGTGCTGGCCCTCGAAGTGCTGCAAACCTGCCCGTACACCACGACCTTGCAGGTGCGTCAGGAACACAGCCTGCCGTGGTTGCCGGTGCCGCAGCTGGAAGTGCAGGTCTATCACGACGCGCGCATGGCCGAAGTGGTCAGCGCCGAACATGCACGACGCTTTCGCGGCATCTATCCTTACCCGAACGCGGCCATGCACCAGCCGGATGAAAAGGCTCAGCTCAATCTGTTCCTGGGGGAGTGGCTGAGTCATTGCCTGGCGTTGGGGCACGAGTACGAAGTCGTTCGCTAG
- a CDS encoding NUDIX domain-containing protein, with protein MTDFANAIPTAVDIVRREKCYEGFYKLDRVHLRHELFAGGMSREINREIFVRHDAVCVLPYDPQRDQVVLIEQFRVGAMGKADNPWLVELVAGLIDKDEQPEEVAHREAQEEAGLDIKALWPMAKYFPSPGGSNEFVHLYLGRCSTDGVGGLHGLEEEAEDIRVTVWAFEDALQAVRDGRIANAASIIALQWLALNRAEVRGLWS; from the coding sequence ATGACCGATTTTGCCAACGCCATTCCGACCGCCGTCGATATCGTGCGGCGCGAAAAATGCTACGAGGGCTTTTACAAGCTCGACCGTGTGCACCTGCGCCATGAGTTGTTTGCCGGTGGCATGAGCCGCGAGATCAACCGTGAAATATTCGTGCGTCACGATGCCGTGTGCGTGCTGCCTTACGATCCGCAGCGCGACCAAGTGGTGCTGATCGAGCAGTTTCGAGTCGGCGCCATGGGCAAGGCCGACAACCCGTGGCTGGTCGAACTGGTTGCTGGTCTGATCGATAAGGATGAACAACCGGAAGAAGTTGCTCACCGCGAGGCGCAGGAGGAAGCTGGGCTGGACATCAAGGCGTTGTGGCCGATGGCCAAATATTTCCCGTCGCCGGGTGGCAGCAATGAATTTGTGCATTTGTATCTGGGGCGTTGCAGCACCGACGGCGTCGGCGGTCTGCACGGCCTGGAAGAAGAGGCAGAGGATATTCGCGTAACGGTCTGGGCATTTGAAGATGCCTTGCAGGCGGTCCGCGACGGACGCATTGCCAACGCGGCGAGCATCATCGCCTTGCAGTGGCTGGCGCTGAACCGCGCCGAAGTGAGGGGGCTATGGTCGTAA
- a CDS encoding RsiV family protein, with protein sequence MSLFKIASVAAIALTLGACASLFQPNYRTPLETTRDASEQLKPGCSNADCPLVNIDTLRFPDEPALDGIIEKRLLQMTRTEKNAPVAPTLAAYREQFLASAGPRYSSYLQAKVREQHDGLVIIELSSYLDTGGAHGTPGRGFINYSRQQHKVLNLSDMLLPGQEEAFWKAAQVAHNSWLISTKLDQEAEFVANWPFVKTANVALTYGGVILKYDVTTIAPYALGHVELKIPYPRLNGILKPELFPGRN encoded by the coding sequence ATGTCGCTTTTCAAAATTGCCTCCGTGGCTGCCATCGCCCTGACCCTGGGCGCCTGCGCCAGTCTGTTCCAGCCCAACTACCGTACGCCGCTGGAAACCACCCGCGACGCTTCGGAACAGCTCAAGCCCGGCTGCTCCAACGCAGATTGCCCGTTGGTGAACATCGATACCCTGCGCTTTCCGGACGAGCCGGCACTGGACGGCATCATCGAAAAACGTCTGCTGCAAATGACCCGCACCGAGAAGAACGCCCCGGTGGCACCCACCCTGGCCGCCTACCGCGAACAGTTTCTCGCCAGCGCCGGCCCACGCTACAGCAGCTACCTGCAAGCCAAGGTACGCGAGCAGCATGACGGACTGGTGATCATCGAGTTGTCGAGCTACCTCGATACCGGCGGCGCCCATGGCACACCGGGCCGCGGCTTCATCAACTATTCGCGCCAGCAGCACAAGGTGCTGAACCTGTCGGACATGTTGCTGCCGGGTCAGGAAGAAGCGTTCTGGAAAGCCGCGCAGGTCGCGCACAACAGCTGGCTGATCAGCACCAAGCTCGATCAGGAAGCGGAGTTCGTGGCGAACTGGCCATTCGTGAAAACCGCGAATGTGGCGCTGACCTACGGCGGCGTGATCCTCAAGTACGACGTGACCACCATTGCGCCTTACGCGCTGGGCCACGTCGAACTGAAGATTCCTTATCCGCGCCTGAACGGCATTCTCAAGCCTGAGCTGTTTCCCGGCCGTAACTGA
- the cytX gene encoding putative hydroxymethylpyrimidine transporter CytX gives MNIQPGTYSPDLAVPADKRVFGGRDLFSLWFSLGIGLMVLQTGALLAPGLGLSGSLLAIFLGTLVGVLLLAAVGVIGSDTGLSSMAALKLSLGRHGASLPALLNLLQLIGWGSFEIIVMRDAASLLGTRAFSEGSLWANPILWTLFFGALATLLAVSGPLTFVRQILRKWGIWLLLAACLWLTWNLFAKADLAALWARAGDGSMPFAVGFDIAIAMPLSWLPLIADYSRFGKRARNVFGGTAVGFFIGNFWLMSLGVAYTLAFAPSGEVNALLLALAGAGLGIPLLLILLDESENAFADIHSAAVSSGMLLRLKVEHLALVIGVICTLIALLAPLAQYQNFLLLIGSVFAPLFGVVLVDHFILRKRSAQVASAALRWPALLAWLGGVSTYHLLANLYPDVGATLPALVLAGLLQLVLGRAFSYGRETAQA, from the coding sequence GTGAACATTCAACCCGGCACTTATTCTCCCGACCTCGCCGTACCCGCCGACAAGCGCGTATTTGGCGGTCGCGATCTGTTTTCCCTATGGTTCTCCCTCGGCATCGGTCTGATGGTGTTGCAGACCGGTGCACTGCTTGCGCCCGGTCTGGGCCTGTCCGGTTCGCTGCTGGCAATTTTCCTTGGCACGCTGGTTGGCGTACTGCTGCTCGCCGCTGTCGGCGTGATCGGCAGCGATACCGGCCTGTCGTCGATGGCCGCGCTGAAACTCAGCCTTGGCCGCCACGGCGCGAGCCTGCCGGCGCTGCTTAACTTGCTGCAACTGATCGGTTGGGGTTCGTTCGAAATCATCGTCATGCGTGACGCGGCCAGCCTGCTCGGCACTCGTGCGTTCAGCGAAGGTTCGCTGTGGGCGAACCCGATCCTGTGGACGCTGTTCTTTGGTGCGCTGGCAACCTTGCTGGCGGTGAGCGGCCCGCTGACTTTCGTGCGGCAGATTTTGCGCAAATGGGGCATCTGGCTGCTGCTGGCCGCGTGTCTGTGGCTGACCTGGAATCTGTTCGCCAAAGCCGACCTCGCTGCACTGTGGGCGCGCGCCGGTGACGGTTCGATGCCGTTCGCCGTGGGTTTCGACATCGCCATCGCCATGCCGCTGTCGTGGCTGCCGCTGATCGCCGACTATTCGCGCTTCGGCAAGCGCGCGCGAAACGTGTTTGGTGGCACGGCGGTCGGCTTCTTCATCGGCAATTTCTGGCTGATGAGCCTTGGCGTTGCCTACACCCTGGCGTTCGCGCCGAGCGGTGAAGTCAATGCGCTGTTGCTGGCGTTGGCTGGCGCCGGTCTGGGGATTCCGTTGTTGCTGATTTTGCTCGACGAGTCGGAAAACGCTTTCGCCGATATTCATTCGGCGGCGGTGTCGAGCGGAATGCTGTTGCGCCTGAAAGTCGAGCATCTGGCCTTGGTCATCGGCGTGATCTGCACGCTGATCGCACTGCTGGCGCCGTTGGCGCAGTACCAGAACTTCCTGCTGCTGATCGGCTCGGTGTTTGCACCGCTGTTCGGCGTGGTGCTGGTCGATCACTTTATCCTGCGCAAGCGCAGTGCTCAGGTGGCGTCAGCCGCATTGCGCTGGCCGGCGTTGTTGGCGTGGCTCGGTGGCGTAAGCACTTACCACTTGCTGGCGAATCTGTATCCGGACGTCGGTGCAACCCTGCCGGCGCTGGTGCTGGCAGGGCTGTTGCAGCTAGTGCTGGGCCGAGCCTTCAGTTACGGCCGGGAAACAGCTCAGGCTTGA
- the thiC gene encoding phosphomethylpyrimidine synthase ThiC codes for MTTKEKNAINLSDSAKVDEQSVKPFTRSQKVYVQGSRPDIRVPMREISLDVTPTDFGGEINAPVTVYDTSGPYTDPNVVIDVRKGLGDVRSAWIDDRGDTERLSGLSSNFGQQRLADAELTKLRFAHVNNPRRAKAGANVSQMHYARKGIITAEMEYVAIRENMKLQEARAAGLLSQQHAGHSFGASIPKEITPEFVREEIARGRAIIPANINHVELEPMIIGRNFLVKINGNIGNSALGSSIEEEVAKLTWGIRWGSDTVMDLSTGKHIHETREWIIRNSPVPIGTVPIYQALEKVNGVAEDLTWELFRDTLIEQAEQGVDYFTIHAGVLLRYVPLTAKRVTGIVSRGGSIMAKWCLAHHKENFLYTHFDEICEIMKAYDVSFSLGDGLRPGSIADANDEAQFGELETLGELTKIAWKHDVQCMIEGPGHVPMQLIKENMDKQLECCDEAPFYTLGPLTTDIAPGYDHITSGIGAAMIGWFGCAMLCYVTPKEHLGLPNKDDVKTGIITYKIAAHAADLAKGHPGAQIRDNALSKARFEFRWEDQFNLGLDPDTARSYHDETLPKDSAKVAHFCSMCGPKFCSMKITQEVREYAANQRIDAVDVDVAKGLAEQAERFKQEGSQLYKKV; via the coding sequence ATGACGACAAAAGAAAAAAACGCGATCAACCTGAGTGACTCGGCCAAGGTCGACGAGCAATCGGTCAAGCCGTTCACCCGTTCGCAAAAAGTCTACGTTCAGGGCTCGCGCCCGGACATCCGCGTGCCAATGCGCGAAATCAGCCTGGATGTAACCCCGACCGACTTTGGCGGCGAAATCAACGCGCCGGTCACTGTCTACGACACGTCTGGCCCGTACACCGATCCGAACGTGGTGATCGATGTGCGCAAAGGCCTGGGCGATGTGCGCTCGGCGTGGATCGACGACCGTGGTGACACCGAGCGTCTGTCGGGTCTGAGCTCCAACTTCGGCCAGCAGCGTCTGGCCGACGCCGAGCTGACCAAACTGCGTTTCGCCCACGTCAACAACCCGCGCCGCGCCAAGGCCGGGGCCAACGTCAGCCAGATGCACTACGCGCGCAAAGGCATCATCACCGCCGAGATGGAATACGTCGCCATCCGCGAGAACATGAAGCTGCAAGAGGCCCGCGCAGCCGGCCTGTTGAGCCAGCAGCACGCCGGCCACAGCTTCGGCGCGAGCATCCCGAAAGAAATCACCCCTGAGTTCGTCCGCGAAGAAATCGCCCGCGGTCGCGCGATCATTCCTGCCAACATCAACCACGTCGAACTGGAACCGATGATCATTGGCCGTAACTTCCTGGTGAAGATCAACGGCAACATCGGCAACAGCGCGCTGGGTTCGTCCATCGAAGAAGAAGTGGCGAAACTGACCTGGGGCATTCGCTGGGGGTCGGACACGGTGATGGATTTGTCCACCGGCAAGCACATTCACGAAACCCGCGAGTGGATCATCCGCAACTCGCCGGTGCCGATCGGTACTGTGCCGATCTATCAGGCCCTGGAAAAGGTCAACGGCGTGGCCGAAGACCTGACCTGGGAGCTGTTTCGCGACACGCTGATCGAGCAGGCCGAGCAGGGCGTCGACTACTTCACCATCCACGCCGGCGTGCTGCTGCGCTATGTGCCGCTGACCGCCAAGCGCGTGACCGGCATCGTTTCCCGTGGCGGCTCGATCATGGCGAAGTGGTGCCTGGCGCACCACAAAGAGAACTTCCTCTACACCCACTTCGACGAAATCTGCGAAATCATGAAGGCCTACGACGTCAGCTTCTCGCTGGGCGACGGGCTGCGTCCGGGCTCGATTGCCGACGCCAACGACGAAGCGCAATTCGGCGAGCTGGAGACCCTTGGCGAACTGACCAAAATCGCCTGGAAGCATGACGTCCAATGCATGATCGAAGGCCCCGGCCATGTGCCGATGCAGTTGATCAAGGAGAACATGGACAAGCAACTGGAATGCTGCGACGAGGCACCGTTCTACACCCTCGGCCCGCTGACCACCGACATCGCACCGGGTTACGACCACATCACCTCCGGCATCGGTGCGGCGATGATCGGCTGGTTCGGTTGCGCGATGCTCTGCTACGTGACGCCGAAGGAACACCTGGGTCTGCCGAACAAGGATGACGTTAAAACCGGCATCATCACCTACAAGATCGCCGCGCACGCAGCGGACTTGGCCAAGGGACATCCGGGCGCACAGATCCGCGACAATGCCTTGAGCAAGGCACGCTTCGAATTCCGCTGGGAAGACCAGTTCAACCTCGGTCTCGACCCGGACACCGCCCGTTCGTACCACGACGAAACCCTGCCAAAGGATTCGGCGAAAGTCGCGCATTTCTGCTCGATGTGCGGGCCGAAGTTCTGCTCGATGAAGATCACCCAGGAAGTCCGTGAATACGCGGCCAACCAGCGGATTGACGCGGTCGACGTGGATGTCGCCAAAGGCCTGGCGGAACAGGCCGAGCGGTTCAAGCAGGAAGGCAGTCAGCTTTATAAAAAGGTCTGA